In a single window of the Acetivibrio clariflavus DSM 19732 genome:
- a CDS encoding Csac_0668 family 2Fe-2S cluster-binding (seleno)protein → MINEKINNCCCGGKEKFHKIENNNTCPVCKTSGVKVKNITVRHLVVNTLTELVGDTDYYICMNEECDIVYYNPESNVKFNKKQVKMPVWFKKDANPKYACYCSKVTEEQVINAVIKDGAKTVKDIIEITGAMKNSQCEKNNPLGKCCHKIIQEAIDKGLSMK, encoded by the coding sequence ATGATAAATGAAAAAATAAATAATTGCTGCTGTGGTGGAAAAGAGAAGTTTCATAAAATAGAAAATAACAATACATGCCCTGTGTGTAAAACATCAGGAGTCAAAGTAAAAAATATTACAGTCAGACATTTGGTAGTTAATACATTAACAGAATTGGTCGGAGATACAGATTATTATATATGCATGAATGAAGAATGTGATATTGTTTATTATAATCCAGAATCAAATGTTAAGTTTAATAAAAAGCAGGTGAAAATGCCTGTATGGTTTAAAAAAGACGCTAACCCTAAATATGCCTGCTACTGCAGCAAGGTTACAGAGGAGCAGGTTATAAATGCCGTTATAAAAGATGGGGCAAAAACAGTTAAGGATATTATAGAAATCACAGGGGCGATGAAAAACAGCCAGTGTGAAAAGAATAACCCGTTAGGTAAGTGCTGCCACAAAATAATTCAGGAGGCTATAGATAAAGGACTATCAATGAAATAA